One window from the genome of Eucalyptus grandis isolate ANBG69807.140 chromosome 7, ASM1654582v1, whole genome shotgun sequence encodes:
- the LOC104454660 gene encoding LOW QUALITY PROTEIN: protein DETOXIFICATION 43 (The sequence of the model RefSeq protein was modified relative to this genomic sequence to represent the inferred CDS: substituted 2 bases at 2 genomic stop codons), with translation MARQSDVHVADNIIEDSDRNTPEAMPEGTDQHDPVVIIKENDEHPLRSKWSIPIFIFSRDLRRVFKRDELGREIWEIAFPAALALAADPIASLIDTAFIGRLGPVEIAAVGVSIAIFNQASKVAIFPLVSITTSFVAEEETIGKTCASIEEDENPRTCSTKNIEKKESMPDDEMLENLERGSTNNREVKDLVLEEDFSATSCKCAPIFSSKPKKAKLSKERXHIPSASTALILGAILGLLQALFLIFGAKPLLAFMGVKSDSPMMTPARKYLTLRSLGAPAVLLSLAMQGVFRGFKDTKTPLYATVAGDLTNIVLDPILIFACHLGVSGAAIAHVLSQYLISLILLLRLMKQVNLLPPSRKDLQFRRFLKNGFLLLARVIAATICVTLAASMAARLGSIPMAAFQVCLQVWMTSSLLADGLAVAGQAILASAFAEKDYDKATAAGVRVLQMGFVQGMGLAVLVGVGLRFGSGVFSKNINVQHLIFVGIPFITATQPINCLAFVLDGVNFGASDFAYSAYSMVTVSLISIASLFLLSKSNGYVGIWVVLTIYMALRALVGLWRMGSGTGPWRFLKKXLLP, from the exons ATGGCCAGGCAATCTGATGTTCACGTTGCTGACAATATCATTGAGGACAGTGATCGAAATACCCCAGAGGCCATGCCTGAAGGCACTGATCAACATGATCCTGTGGTTAtcataaaggaaaatgatgagCATCCATTGAGAAGCAAGTGGAGCATTCCAATCTTTATCTTCTCCAGAGATTTAAG GCGTGTATTCAAAAGGGATGAACTTGGTCGAGAGATATGGGAGATTGCTTTTCCTGCTGCCTTGGCTTTGGCAGCTGACCCAATCGCTTCCTTAATTGATACTGCATTCATCGGTCGTCTAG GTCCAGTGGAGATTGCGGCTGTAGGAGTCTctattgctatatttaatcaaGCTTCAAAGGTTGCCATATTCCCACTGGTCAGTATAACAACTTCATTTGTTGCCGAAGAAGAAACTATTGGAAAAACATGTGCCAgcatagaagaagatgaaaacccTAGGACATGCTCAACTAAGaacatagaaaagaaagagtCAATGCCTGATGATGAAATGCTTGAGAATTTGGAAAGGGGTTCCACCAACAACCGTGAAGTGAAAGATTTAGTTCTAGAAGAAG ATTTTTCTGCAACTTCATGTAAGTGCGCTCCAATATTCAGTAGCAAACCAAAAAAAGCCAAGTTGAGCAAGGAAAGGTGACATATCCCTTCCGCATCTACCGCACTAATACTTGGCGCGATCCTTGGTCTCTTACAAGCATTGTTTCTGATATTTGGTGCTAAACCCCTCTTGGCTTTTATGGGTGTAAAATCT GATTCTCCCATGATGACCCCTGCTAGAAAGTACTTGACGTTAAGATCATTGGGGGCTCCTgctgttcttctttctttggcaATGCAAGGCGTGTTTCGTGGCTTCAAGGATACAAAAACTCCTCTCTATGCCACTG TTGCAGGAGATCTCACAAATATTGTCTTAGATCCAATACTTATCTTTGCATGCCATTTGGGAGTCAGTGGTGCTGCAATTGCACATGTTCTTTCTCA GTACTTAATATCTCTTATTCTGCTATTGAGGCTGATGAAACAAGTTAATCTCTTACCTCCGAGTCGTAAAGATTTACAATTTCGCCGGTTCTTAAAGAATG GATTTCTTTTGTTGGCAAGGGTGATAGCTGCCACAATTTGTGTTACCCTTGCTGCCTCAATGGCTGCACGACTGGGTTCAATTCCTATGGCTGCATTTCAAGTATGCTTACAGGTTTGGATGACATCATCACTTCTGGCTGATGGTTTGGCTGTTGCTGGACAG GCAATTTTAGCAAGTGCATTTGCAGAGAAAGATTATGACAAGGCAACTGCGGCTGGAGTTAGAGTATTGCAG ATGGGATTTGTTCAAGGCATGGGGCTTGCTGTGCTTGTTGGTGTTGGCCTAAGATTCGGATCTGGAGTATTCTCAAAAAATATCAATGTCCAGCATCTAATTTTTGTGGGCATTCCA TTTATTACAGCTACACAACCCATCAATTGTTTGGCTTTTGTCCTCGATGGCGTCAATTTTGGAGCATCGGATTTTGCCTACTCTGCATATTCCATG GTTACAGTCTCCCTAATTAGCATTGCTTCATTATTCCTTCTCTCCAAGAGTAACGGTTATGTCGGAATATGGGTGGTTCTCACTATATATATGGCTCTTCGGGCTCTAGTTGGTCTTTGGAG AATGGGAAGTGGGACTGGACCTTGGCGCTTTCTCAAGAAATGACTTCTTCCATAA